ACGCCGAGCTGGTTGTGGCCGAGCCGAACGCGGAGGCGTTCGCCGTCGCGCGCCAGTACGAGGTGGCGGACGGGGCCACCTGGTCGATGCCGGTTCCGTTGCCCGACGGCCTGCTCGTCCGGGACGCGACCAGCCTCGTGCGCCTCGTTCCGGCCGCACACCGTTGATGACCACAGGCCGGCGCATCGCCCTCGGCTTCTGGCTGACCGTGACGGTCGGTCTCGGCGCGCTGTACGTCGCGCGGCCGGACCTCATCGAGCCGGCGCGGCTCGGCGACGTGCTCAGGCAGTCGGGTCCGTTCGTGCTGCTCGGTTACGTCGTCGTCAGCGTCGTGCGTCCCGTGACGCTGATTCCCAGCACGGTGCTGATCGTCGTCGGGACGCTCCTCTTTCCGGATCGCTACTGGACGGTGTTCGCGGTCTCGCTCGGCGGCGTCGTCGCATCGGCCGCGCTCATCTATTACTTCTTCGACTTCCTGGGCCTGGCCGAGCTGTTCGAGCGCCGGCACGCGGCGCGCGTCCGGTGGCTGGAGGAGCAGATACGGCTGCGCGGCTTCTGGATCGTGGTCGGCTGGTCGGTCTTCCCGGCGGTGCCGACCGACGCCATCTGCTACGTCGCCGGCTCCCTGCGGATGCCGATCGGGAAGTTCCTGCTCGGCGTGACCCTCGGCGAGATTCCCGTGGTCGCGTTCTACGTCACGGGCGGGACGTGGCTGTTCGGATCGTGAGGGCTTGGCTGTGAAAGGGGGCCGCGGGCTCTACTGTCAGCGTTGTCTGTCCGGCACCCACGCGGTGGTCCGCCCGCCTATCGTCACGTGTTCGATCCGCTCGCCGCGCGTCGTGCGCGCGTCGCCCTGCTTCCCCCAGCGCCGGTGGAACAGCCACGTGCGGGGATAGAGGGAGTCGTCTGCGTTCGCTTCCACTGCGCGCTTGACGATGGTGCCGAGCTTGGTTCTCAAGCGCTGCGCCTCGGCGCCGGTCAACGAAGACGCCCGCCGCCGGGGATCGATCCCGGCCTGGAAGAGCACCTCGTCGGCGATCCAGTTGCCCACCCCGGCGGCGAACGACTGGTCGAGGAGCAGCGACTTGAGGATGCCGCCACGGCCCCGCAGCAGATCGGAGAACCGCTTCGGCGGGGGCATCGCCAGCAGCGGATCGAAGCCGAGTTTCGAGATTGGCGGCTCGCGTTCGGGATCCTCGCGCAGCAGGATGCGCCCGAG
This DNA window, taken from Acidobacteriota bacterium, encodes the following:
- a CDS encoding TVP38/TMEM64 family protein, with the translated sequence MGERGKGGRPRVRAARRRRSPAAEQRRRAGCGRAERGGVRRRAPVRGGGRGHLVDAGSVARRPARPGRDQPRAPRSGRTPLMTTGRRIALGFWLTVTVGLGALYVARPDLIEPARLGDVLRQSGPFVLLGYVVVSVVRPVTLIPSTVLIVVGTLLFPDRYWTVFAVSLGGVVASAALIYYFFDFLGLAELFERRHAARVRWLEEQIRLRGFWIVVGWSVFPAVPTDAICYVAGSLRMPIGKFLLGVTLGEIPVVAFYVTGGTWLFGS